GTTTCGTTCCTCCCGGAGGCGGAAAATGCCGCCTTGCGCCTCATGAGCGGGCGCTTGTCCCGATGGATAGCACAGGATCGCCGGATTGAAATCTGAAATTTCAGATTGCCGTCGAAACCTGATTGTGCTGTTTGATTGCCGACGTTGCTGCGTGGAAGCCGGATCGCGCGGATTTCCGGCCTCGCCATCCTGGAAGGACGAATGCTGCAGGCCGCCATCGAACCCGTCGCGCCCGACCTGCTGCGCTCCCTGCGCGAGCATGTGCATGAGCGCCTTCGCCGCGCCATCGTCGCCGGGCGCTTCCGCGACGGGGAGCGCCTCAACGAGCGCCATCTCGCCGAGATGCTCGGCGTCAGCACCACCCCGGTGAAGGACGCGATCCGCAAGCTCGAGAGCGAAGGGCTGGTCCGAACCGAGGCGCGCAGGGGCGTCTTCGTCGAGTTCTCGGCCCGGCAGGCAATGGAGATGGCGCTCTGCCGCGCCGCACTGGAAAGCGTCATGGCGCATATCGCCGCGAACCGCCTGTCCCAGGGTGGCGAAGCCGAGCTCGCCAGGCTCGTCGCCAAGATGGAGCAGGCGACGGAGCACGGCGCGCTCGAGGATCTGGTCGCGCTCAACGAGGCCTTTCATCGCGCGATCCATCGCATCTCGGGCTGCCCCTATCTGGAGGGCCGCCTCGACGGCCAGCGCATGTATGACCATGCCCAGCGCATCGCGCTGCATTCGCAACCGGCCGAACGCCGCCGGGGCTTCGAGGAACACCGCGCCATCTATGTGGCGCTCGCGGCGCGCGATCCTTCGCGGGCCGAACTCACGATGCGCCGTCACATCGTCCGCTCGGCGAAGGCCCATGTTCGGCTGGTCTTCGGCGCGTATGCGGAAGGACTGGACTATGACGAATGACAAGTTGCGGGCCGCGCTGCGCGGCATTTCCGGCGTTCA
Above is a genomic segment from Bosea sp. NBC_00550 containing:
- a CDS encoding GntR family transcriptional regulator codes for the protein MLQAAIEPVAPDLLRSLREHVHERLRRAIVAGRFRDGERLNERHLAEMLGVSTTPVKDAIRKLESEGLVRTEARRGVFVEFSARQAMEMALCRAALESVMAHIAANRLSQGGEAELARLVAKMEQATEHGALEDLVALNEAFHRAIHRISGCPYLEGRLDGQRMYDHAQRIALHSQPAERRRGFEEHRAIYVALAARDPSRAELTMRRHIVRSAKAHVRLVFGAYAEGLDYDE